From the Rhizobium sp. SL42 genome, the window CGCCTACGGCCTGCCGCTCGATCCCGACGCCCACGTCGCCGATTTGTCGGTAGGCGAAAGGCAGCGCATCGAGATCGTTCGCGCGCTGCTGCAAAATCCCAGACTGATCATTCTCGATGAACCGACATCCGTCCTGACACCGCAGGAAGCCGATCGCCTGTTCGAGACCTTGTTCAAACTGAAAGCCGAAGGACGTTCGGTTCTATATATCAGCCACCGGCTGGAGGAGGTTCAGCGCATCTGCGACCGGGCAACGGTCCTGCGGCATGGCAGGGTCACGGGCGCCTGCGATCCGCGCCGGGAGACACCTGCCTCGCTTGCCCGCATGATGGTCGGTGCCGAAGTTGCCGGCGTCGAAAAAGTCGACCCACCGGCCGACGGTGCGCTTCAGCTCGAAGTCACTGCATTGTCGGTAAGCCCACGCTCACCGTTTGCCATGCCGCTCAAGGCGGTGTCGATGACGGTTCGCGCCGGTGAGGTTCTGGCGATCGCCGGCGTTGCCGGCAACGGTCAGAGCGAATTGTTTGACGCGCTGTCCGGCGAATATCCGGTGGAAAGCGCAGATCAGATCCGCATTCGCGGCCATGCCGTCGGCCACCTCGGCATCAATGCACGCCGACTGCTCGGCGCGGGCTTCGTTCCCGAGGAACGGCATGGTCATGCTGCCGTGCCAACGATGAGCCTGTCGGAGAACCTGTTCCTGTCGCGCAATGCCTCCGACCGCAAGGCCTATCTGGCCGGAGGAAAACTCGGGCTGATTCGCCACGGGCTCGTACAGCAGGCGGCGCGGCGCATCTCCGAGATGATGGATGTGAGAAAGAGCGGCGATGACCCGGCTGCGGGCTCGTTGTCGGGCGGCAATCTGCAGAAATTCATTGTCGGGCGCGAACTCGATCGCCAACCTTCCGTTCTGGTCGTCAATCAGCCGACCTGGGGCGTCGACGCAGGCGCGGCCAGCCGGATCCGGCAGGCACTTGTCGATCTGGCGAAAAGCGGTTCGGCCGTCGTGGTGATCAGCCAGGACCTCGACGAAATCTTTGAAGTGGCAACCAGCATTGCGGCAATCTCCGAGGGAAAACTGTCGGCGGTCCATCCGGCCGGCAGCATGAA encodes:
- a CDS encoding ABC transporter ATP-binding protein, which produces MANDQSTGELPLLSVRGLSKLFGSFKACDGIDLDIGHGEIHALLGENGAGKSTLVKMLFGILAPSAGSISWRGEETVIANPAEARRLGIGMVFQHFSLFEALTVAENIALSLDEKISISDLSKKAAELSIAYGLPLDPDAHVADLSVGERQRIEIVRALLQNPRLIILDEPTSVLTPQEADRLFETLFKLKAEGRSVLYISHRLEEVQRICDRATVLRHGRVTGACDPRRETPASLARMMVGAEVAGVEKVDPPADGALQLEVTALSVSPRSPFAMPLKAVSMTVRAGEVLAIAGVAGNGQSELFDALSGEYPVESADQIRIRGHAVGHLGINARRLLGAGFVPEERHGHAAVPTMSLSENLFLSRNASDRKAYLAGGKLGLIRHGLVQQAARRISEMMDVRKSGDDPAAGSLSGGNLQKFIVGRELDRQPSVLVVNQPTWGVDAGAASRIRQALVDLAKSGSAVVVISQDLDEIFEVATSIAAISEGKLSAVHPAGSMNREKIGILMGGMHGLETAHAH